One Deinococcus grandis genomic region harbors:
- a CDS encoding type II secretion system F family protein: protein MRTWNYKGFDARGAERKGKIVAATEEEAQKMVTGMGVQVTSITRNQDITMPWENRPPSLKDRAMFTQQFAQLLGSGSVAQSEALGVAARTTTNRQLRAAIESVRKEVDEGHPVDEVVARKQYSHAFDPVFVAFIKMGAEGGSIAPSLKELSEMYKWQLRIAGMVKKGLTLPAIIMAACFIVTYFIMAKVVPTFMGILDGLKAELPPLTKVVKSISELASNPLVTLGVVGVIVGIMLLFRWYRSTPDGHYRIDEWILRLPLVGPMTRTFILARVSRGLSVMLKNSIPLDDALSITAQLAANDVYQKHFREMRAQAIDGLPMFPVMAGHPKQFPEQYWLQFRAAEDKSKLKETLNYLGEMYNDEVTTQVEGLTTAIEPILIVFLGGVVGVIVVSVFLPMTTMMNSIGSGS, encoded by the coding sequence ATGAGGACCTGGAATTACAAGGGCTTTGACGCCCGCGGCGCCGAACGCAAGGGGAAGATCGTCGCCGCGACGGAGGAGGAAGCTCAGAAGATGGTGACCGGCATGGGCGTGCAGGTCACCAGCATCACCCGCAACCAGGACATCACCATGCCGTGGGAGAACCGCCCCCCTAGCCTGAAGGACCGGGCCATGTTCACGCAGCAGTTCGCGCAACTTCTCGGATCAGGAAGTGTCGCGCAGAGCGAAGCCTTGGGCGTGGCGGCCCGGACTACCACCAACCGGCAGCTTCGCGCGGCCATCGAGAGTGTCCGCAAGGAGGTCGACGAAGGGCATCCCGTCGACGAAGTGGTCGCTCGTAAGCAGTACAGCCACGCGTTCGACCCGGTGTTCGTCGCCTTCATCAAAATGGGTGCTGAAGGCGGCAGCATCGCCCCGAGCCTGAAAGAGCTCAGCGAGATGTACAAGTGGCAGCTGCGGATCGCGGGCATGGTCAAGAAGGGCCTGACCCTCCCCGCCATCATCATGGCTGCGTGCTTCATCGTGACGTACTTCATCATGGCCAAGGTTGTCCCCACGTTCATGGGCATCCTGGACGGCCTGAAGGCGGAATTGCCTCCGCTGACCAAGGTCGTGAAGTCGATCAGTGAGCTCGCTTCGAACCCGCTGGTCACGCTGGGTGTCGTGGGGGTGATCGTGGGGATCATGCTGCTGTTCCGGTGGTACCGCAGCACCCCGGATGGGCACTACCGCATTGACGAGTGGATCCTGCGGTTACCGCTGGTCGGGCCGATGACCAGGACGTTCATTCTCGCCCGCGTCAGCCGCGGCCTCTCAGTGATGCTGAAGAACAGCATCCCCCTCGATGACGCCCTCTCCATCACCGCACAGCTCGCCGCGAACGACGTCTACCAGAAGCACTTCCGGGAAATGCGCGCACAGGCCATTGATGGACTGCCCATGTTCCCCGTCATGGCCGGCCATCCCAAACAATTCCCTGAGCAGTACTGGCTGCAATTCCGCGCAGCCGAGGACAAGTCCAAACTCAAGGAAACACTGAACTACCTTGGGGAGATGTACAACGACGAGGTGACGACCCAGGTCGAAGGCCTGACGACCGCCATTGAACCGATCCTGATCGTTTTCCTGGGCGGTGTGGTGGGGGTCATCGTTGTGTCCGTGTTCCTCCCGATGACGACCATGATGAACAGTATCGGCTCCGGCTCCTGA
- a CDS encoding type II secretion system protein GspD, producing MLTLMLALSSASFTAYAATPAAVAATPALAVTLPSNPKLAKTVTVTLPSGAPLSTVLTAIAKATGLTLLSRDIPSVPVTLSIKGLTGKAALERLLSLYSDKIAAQLIGDTLVIAPPGAINALLTAPKPILVTVPVLLTADDAARLATLTGTTIVPVGEASIVSGTAEQVAQVQALLTTQVSTPAAPGTITDSVPMTRTDPDLARTTLAALHDVKLFAAYGRAYLQAPSAAALTAAKITLAQLEKDAPDRPAAASDQDPVPLAVPPADVQQQRTIQTSLSADLVTRIAASVSSTLKPTPLDAGTYVLRGPADDLTAFQTALSAAEVREAMRVIVVYPDVSSGTDATLKEIFPNASVRVVSGGLEVRATPIEQVRVSAYLQQVRLGAPTPPPTMEAVTLRVPLAYATAATLVQQLGTLYAQDGTKAEGGEKATTGTAAQGTGSTASSTTQGSTPSTSQSAGQSAGATLIGGVRVIADDRTRSVVLTGNPDAVARVKRTIKDLDEQLPDVRMALRIEQISGSNGSDLGLDWKVGVGGFSIGHTDGALTAGYSAGLSPVSVEAKLQAARTSGRANTLLDTSFVAQDGRPSVFRNGGQLLLPVTNTSTGGGTSTTTQTRETYDYGLNVTLTPRLSPDGRVELQIQLDLGQTPRAGVQNSILVEKQTLTTIATVTPGETLLLGGVLSTDDSATKKGVPILSEIPVLGALFGKTSVTKGTSVLLISLQAADRSDTRGPAVPTVTPGAGVTQIKIPGR from the coding sequence ATGTTGACCCTGATGCTGGCCCTGTCCAGCGCATCCTTCACCGCGTACGCCGCCACCCCGGCGGCCGTCGCCGCCACGCCCGCACTCGCGGTCACGCTCCCCAGCAACCCGAAGCTCGCCAAGACGGTCACTGTCACGCTCCCCAGTGGCGCACCACTCTCCACCGTCCTGACCGCCATCGCCAAAGCGACTGGCCTCACCCTCCTCTCCCGGGATATCCCAAGCGTGCCCGTTACCCTCTCCATCAAGGGCCTGACCGGCAAAGCCGCCCTCGAACGCCTCCTCAGCCTGTACAGCGACAAGATCGCCGCGCAACTCATCGGCGACACGCTGGTCATCGCCCCGCCAGGCGCCATCAACGCCCTGCTGACCGCGCCCAAGCCCATCCTCGTGACCGTCCCCGTGCTGCTGACGGCTGATGACGCGGCCCGCCTGGCCACCCTCACCGGGACGACCATCGTGCCCGTGGGCGAGGCGAGCATCGTCAGCGGCACGGCGGAGCAGGTCGCCCAGGTGCAGGCCCTCCTCACGACTCAGGTGAGCACACCCGCCGCTCCAGGCACCATCACCGACAGCGTGCCCATGACCCGCACGGACCCCGACCTGGCCCGCACGACCCTGGCAGCCCTGCACGACGTGAAACTCTTCGCCGCGTACGGCCGCGCGTACCTTCAGGCGCCCAGTGCCGCCGCGCTCACCGCCGCGAAGATCACCCTCGCGCAGCTGGAGAAGGACGCTCCGGACCGGCCCGCAGCTGCGTCTGACCAGGACCCCGTTCCCCTGGCCGTGCCACCGGCCGACGTGCAGCAGCAGCGCACCATCCAGACGTCCCTGAGTGCTGACCTCGTCACCCGCATCGCCGCGAGTGTCAGCAGCACCCTGAAGCCCACACCGCTGGACGCGGGCACGTACGTCCTTCGCGGCCCCGCCGACGACCTGACGGCCTTCCAGACCGCCCTGAGCGCGGCTGAAGTGCGCGAAGCCATGCGCGTCATCGTGGTGTACCCGGACGTGTCCAGCGGGACGGACGCGACCCTGAAGGAGATCTTCCCGAACGCATCCGTCCGCGTGGTCAGTGGCGGCCTGGAAGTGCGCGCCACGCCGATCGAGCAGGTACGCGTCAGCGCCTACCTGCAGCAGGTGCGCCTGGGCGCGCCCACCCCGCCCCCGACGATGGAGGCCGTCACCCTGCGCGTTCCGCTCGCGTACGCCACGGCGGCCACCCTCGTGCAGCAGCTGGGGACCCTGTACGCGCAGGACGGCACCAAGGCGGAGGGCGGGGAGAAGGCCACGACCGGCACCGCAGCCCAGGGAACGGGCAGCACAGCGTCATCTACCACCCAGGGCAGTACTCCTTCGACCAGTCAGAGCGCGGGACAGAGCGCGGGCGCCACCCTGATTGGGGGCGTGCGGGTGATCGCGGATGACCGGACGCGAAGTGTGGTCCTCACCGGCAACCCGGACGCTGTGGCCCGCGTGAAGCGCACCATCAAGGATCTCGACGAGCAACTGCCCGATGTCCGCATGGCACTGCGCATCGAACAGATCAGCGGCAGCAACGGCTCAGACCTCGGCCTCGACTGGAAGGTCGGCGTGGGCGGCTTCAGCATCGGGCACACGGACGGTGCACTCACGGCCGGGTACTCGGCTGGACTGAGCCCCGTCAGCGTGGAGGCGAAACTCCAGGCCGCCCGCACCAGCGGCCGCGCCAACACCCTGCTCGACACCTCGTTCGTCGCGCAGGACGGTCGGCCCAGCGTCTTCAGGAATGGCGGCCAGCTGCTCCTCCCGGTGACGAACACCAGCACGGGCGGCGGAACGAGCACCACCACGCAGACCCGCGAAACCTACGACTACGGCCTGAACGTCACCCTGACGCCCCGCCTGAGCCCCGACGGCCGCGTGGAACTCCAGATCCAGCTCGACCTGGGGCAGACGCCCCGCGCCGGCGTCCAGAATTCCATCCTCGTCGAGAAGCAGACCTTGACGACCATCGCCACCGTCACGCCCGGCGAGACGCTCCTCCTCGGCGGCGTGCTGTCCACCGACGACAGTGCCACGAAGAAGGGCGTGCCCATCCTGAGCGAAATTCCCGTGCTGGGCGCCCTGTTCGGGAAGACCAGCGTCACGAAGGGCACCAGTGTGCTCCTGATCAGCCTGCAGGCCGCCGACCGGTCCGACACGCGCGGCCCGGCCGTCCCTACCGTGACCCCAGGCGCGGGCGTCACCCAGATCAAGATTCCCGGCCGATAA
- a CDS encoding type IV pilus inner membrane component PilO has protein sequence MNQKALLPAFAVSLLGVLGVVKVTWPMVQTARTEQTRLRSEIDRLSADAAALPVEQQREAELRRADAELQQSLPDSEELPRVLDTLQLAAQRLGVTTGKLSRTVRVSDVAGVTAVDLDLDISGTYARTQAYVQTIAALPRAFTARGISLSAGDDGQVTGVLKLTTYTRDSTPVKAPPSTTPTAIPTGGTP, from the coding sequence ATGAACCAGAAAGCCCTCCTCCCAGCCTTCGCCGTCAGCCTCCTGGGCGTACTCGGGGTCGTGAAGGTCACCTGGCCGATGGTGCAGACCGCCCGGACCGAGCAGACCCGCCTGCGCAGCGAGATCGACCGCCTCAGTGCCGACGCAGCTGCACTCCCAGTTGAGCAACAGAGGGAAGCCGAGCTGCGCCGCGCGGACGCCGAGCTCCAGCAGAGCCTCCCTGACAGCGAGGAGCTCCCCCGCGTACTGGACACCCTCCAACTGGCCGCCCAGCGCCTCGGGGTCACCACAGGGAAACTCTCCCGCACCGTGCGCGTCAGTGATGTCGCAGGCGTCACCGCCGTGGATCTGGACCTGGACATCAGCGGCACGTACGCCCGCACGCAGGCCTACGTGCAGACCATCGCCGCACTCCCCCGCGCCTTCACCGCCCGCGGGATCAGCCTGTCCGCCGGAGACGACGGGCAGGTCACCGGCGTTCTGAAACTCACCACCTACACCCGCGACAGCACACCAGTGAAAGCGCCCCCCTCGACAACACCCACTGCCATCCCGACCGGAGGGACACCATGA
- a CDS encoding type IV pilus twitching motility protein PilT, which translates to MIPVTPENVSTVLDDLTRAGASDIQLKTGQPPLIALHGVWTPQTQYALLTGNDVTNLHQKLCRDTRYRDIPDSQPWDADYRTSTSLSNFRVSGGKEHGRPYLVLRPLPREIPSFNELRLLDDEMGETPHGVGHLTEGFKWVMRQKRGLILVTGPTGSGKSTTLASFVDHVNRTQCHNIITIEDPIEFVFRSKRSQILQREVGVDTSSFSGALRAALRQKPDIILVGEMRDAETINAAFRAAATGHLVLSTLHNNESAATVERIINEFPAEEQNRARHALSEILVGIFAQQLVPTIAGKRQVIHEAMVLTSNQRSIIRPNGETDNGYLQSLRDTLKARNPYGNRSMDNELKRAVAAGIISEEVAQEYAIQPEKWSAE; encoded by the coding sequence ATGATTCCAGTCACCCCCGAAAACGTCAGCACTGTCCTCGACGACCTCACCCGCGCGGGCGCCTCCGACATCCAGCTCAAAACCGGCCAGCCCCCCCTGATCGCCCTGCACGGCGTCTGGACCCCGCAGACGCAGTACGCCCTCCTGACCGGCAACGACGTCACGAACCTTCACCAGAAACTCTGCCGGGACACCCGCTACCGGGACATCCCGGACAGTCAACCCTGGGACGCCGACTACCGCACGTCCACCAGCCTCAGTAACTTCCGCGTGAGTGGCGGCAAGGAGCACGGGCGGCCCTACCTCGTCCTGCGGCCCCTCCCCCGCGAGATTCCCAGCTTCAACGAACTGCGCCTGCTCGACGACGAGATGGGCGAAACGCCGCACGGCGTTGGCCACCTCACCGAGGGCTTCAAGTGGGTCATGCGCCAGAAGCGCGGCCTCATCCTCGTGACCGGGCCGACCGGGAGCGGGAAGAGCACCACGCTCGCCAGCTTCGTCGATCACGTGAACCGCACCCAGTGCCACAACATCATCACGATCGAGGACCCCATCGAGTTCGTGTTCCGCAGCAAACGCAGCCAGATCCTCCAGCGGGAAGTCGGCGTGGACACCAGTTCCTTCAGTGGCGCCCTGCGCGCCGCACTCCGGCAGAAACCCGACATCATCCTCGTCGGCGAGATGCGGGACGCGGAAACCATCAACGCCGCCTTCCGCGCCGCGGCCACCGGGCACCTCGTACTCTCCACCCTGCACAACAACGAGAGCGCCGCCACCGTCGAACGCATCATCAACGAGTTCCCGGCCGAGGAGCAGAACCGCGCCCGGCACGCCCTCTCCGAAATTCTCGTCGGCATCTTCGCGCAGCAGCTCGTCCCCACCATCGCCGGGAAGCGCCAGGTCATCCACGAGGCCATGGTGCTGACCAGCAACCAGCGCAGCATCATCCGTCCCAACGGCGAAACGGACAACGGGTACCTGCAGTCCCTCCGAGACACCCTCAAAGCCCGCAACCCGTACGGGAACCGCAGCATGGATAACGAACTCAAGCGGGCCGTGGCAGCCGGGATCATCAGCGAAGAGGTCGCCCAGGAGTACGCCATCCAGCCCGAGAAATGGAGCGCCGAATGA
- a CDS encoding GspE/PulE family protein — MSSHTPPPVERHAAPYTASFLQALARYGHDTTDLDHPHHSPLALARRAGIPEGHLTGALNLIQFPVVEQAAPAEDAPHGMYIGTHRGQDVWAADDPWDLTAEEYAQGLVAFRPQAPATPPPPTARTTEAPAPERERPMRTVMDALYLLGYGEIRPDELTQSNYQERLLQDGRITPEELAQAYAKFTGKSYISARRDPPHPDVRNMLSDATINQYRIVPHSKRGNVLTILVQDPTDTFSLTAVEDELQHMAIEVAVASEPDLDHLILTLYTRAAQDAELEREAAGRQRDQDIVDLDSADPNSPVAKRISSAIIEAASNDASDIHFQPERTGLMIRERLHGNLIERSLVPTSLATQMINRLKMLSGMSLESQLPQDNRIAIPLVVNGKEQLLRMRVSSLPSNHGDSIVLRLLKDSGTLPTLDDTGFSEHNLALMREATTGSNGLLLVTGPTGSGKTTLMHTVLKGLNTPGRKISTIEDPIEYEQPRIVQTEIRRTDDPSTSLNFARVLRAILRQDPDIVFVGEIRDEETAETSVHAAQTGHLVLSTLHTNSALATISRLIDLGVPAYAVAETLRVVVSQRLVGRPCPECSVEELMPEQYAPTPGATMLRGTGQQGGRTCPLCHGQGDYKLIPVHEVLPVTPDVRAAIASRDPGALELAATMAGLKTLHQDGMEKVAAHQANLHSVLTRVK; from the coding sequence ATGAGCAGCCACACGCCACCCCCAGTGGAACGCCACGCCGCCCCGTACACCGCAAGCTTCCTGCAGGCCCTCGCCCGGTACGGCCATGACACCACCGACCTCGACCACCCCCACCACTCCCCCCTCGCCCTCGCCCGGCGCGCCGGTATCCCCGAAGGCCACCTCACCGGTGCCCTGAACCTCATCCAGTTCCCCGTGGTCGAACAGGCCGCACCCGCAGAGGACGCCCCGCACGGCATGTACATCGGGACCCACCGCGGACAGGACGTCTGGGCCGCCGACGACCCCTGGGACCTCACGGCTGAGGAGTACGCGCAGGGTCTCGTCGCCTTCCGGCCGCAGGCCCCCGCCACGCCACCCCCGCCCACCGCCCGCACCACCGAAGCGCCCGCACCCGAACGGGAGCGCCCCATGCGGACCGTCATGGACGCCCTGTACCTCCTGGGCTACGGCGAGATCCGCCCTGACGAACTCACGCAGTCCAACTACCAGGAACGCCTCCTGCAGGATGGCCGCATCACCCCGGAAGAACTTGCGCAGGCCTACGCCAAGTTCACCGGGAAGTCGTATATCAGTGCCCGCCGCGATCCGCCCCACCCGGACGTCCGGAACATGCTCAGCGACGCCACCATCAACCAGTACCGCATCGTGCCCCACTCCAAACGCGGCAACGTCCTCACCATCCTCGTGCAGGACCCCACCGACACGTTCTCCCTGACCGCCGTCGAGGACGAGCTCCAGCACATGGCGATTGAGGTCGCCGTCGCCTCCGAACCCGACCTCGACCACCTCATCCTCACTCTGTACACCCGCGCCGCACAGGACGCCGAACTCGAACGTGAAGCCGCCGGACGCCAACGCGACCAGGACATCGTCGACCTGGACTCCGCCGACCCGAACAGCCCGGTCGCCAAGCGCATCAGCAGCGCGATCATCGAGGCGGCCAGCAACGACGCCAGCGACATCCACTTCCAGCCGGAACGCACGGGCCTGATGATCCGCGAGCGCCTCCACGGCAACCTCATCGAACGCAGCCTGGTGCCCACGAGCCTCGCGACGCAGATGATCAACCGCCTGAAGATGCTCAGCGGCATGAGCCTGGAAAGCCAGCTCCCGCAGGACAACCGCATCGCGATCCCCCTGGTCGTCAACGGCAAGGAGCAGCTGCTGCGCATGCGCGTCTCCAGCCTCCCCAGCAATCACGGGGACAGCATCGTCCTGCGCCTCCTCAAGGACAGCGGCACCCTCCCCACCCTCGACGACACGGGCTTCAGCGAGCACAACCTCGCCCTGATGCGCGAAGCGACCACCGGCTCCAATGGCCTCCTGCTCGTCACCGGTCCCACCGGCAGCGGCAAGACGACCCTCATGCACACCGTCCTCAAGGGCCTCAACACGCCCGGCCGGAAGATCAGCACCATCGAAGACCCTATCGAGTACGAGCAGCCCCGCATCGTACAGACCGAGATCCGCCGCACTGATGACCCCAGCACCTCGCTGAACTTCGCGCGAGTCCTGCGCGCCATCCTCCGCCAGGACCCGGACATCGTGTTCGTCGGCGAGATCCGCGACGAGGAAACCGCCGAAACGTCCGTGCACGCCGCCCAGACCGGCCACCTGGTCCTCTCCACCCTGCACACCAACAGCGCCCTGGCCACCATCTCCCGCCTGATCGACCTCGGCGTGCCCGCGTACGCCGTCGCCGAGACCCTGCGCGTGGTCGTCTCACAGCGCCTCGTTGGCCGCCCCTGCCCCGAATGCAGCGTCGAAGAACTCATGCCCGAGCAGTACGCCCCAACACCCGGCGCCACCATGCTGCGCGGCACGGGCCAGCAGGGCGGCCGGACCTGCCCCCTGTGCCACGGCCAGGGTGATTACAAGCTCATCCCCGTACACGAAGTCCTTCCCGTCACCCCCGACGTCCGCGCGGCCATCGCATCCCGCGATCCGGGTGCCCTCGAACTCGCCGCCACCATGGCCGGCCTGAAAACGTTGCACCAGGACGGCATGGAGAAAGTCGCGGCCCATCAGGCCAACCTCCACAGCGTCCTGACCCGCGTCAAGTGA
- a CDS encoding HD-GYP domain-containing protein codes for MHDITLWPSVGGVLEACGREHALDVAHLARRAAPALRIDPELAYVAGLLHDVGKISVPVDILVAERALSASEWTLVRAHPVEGEGLIRKWWPDAPTAVLHAVRHHHERLDGQGYPDQLRSLPDLTALIAAADVYVALREARPYRVSRSVQESAEILRGEPLPAHVISAVLDAAVPCSASRVV; via the coding sequence ATGCACGACATCACCTTGTGGCCGTCCGTTGGCGGCGTTCTTGAGGCCTGTGGGCGCGAGCACGCCCTGGACGTGGCGCACCTGGCGCGGCGGGCGGCGCCTGCACTGCGGATTGATCCTGAATTGGCGTACGTGGCTGGGCTGCTGCACGACGTGGGGAAGATCAGTGTGCCGGTGGACATCCTGGTGGCGGAGCGGGCCCTGTCGGCGTCGGAGTGGACGCTGGTGCGGGCGCATCCGGTGGAGGGGGAGGGTCTGATCCGGAAGTGGTGGCCGGACGCGCCGACTGCAGTCCTGCATGCGGTGCGGCATCACCATGAGCGACTGGATGGTCAGGGGTACCCGGATCAGTTGCGCTCGCTGCCGGACTTGACAGCGCTGATCGCGGCAGCGGACGTGTATGTGGCGCTGCGCGAGGCGCGGCCGTACCGGGTGTCGAGGAGTGTGCAGGAGAGCGCCGAAATCCTGCGGGGCGAGCCTCTGCCCGCGCACGTGATTTCGGCGGTGTTGGATGCAGCTGTGCCGTGCTCAGCGTCGCGTGTGGTGTGA
- a CDS encoding DUF2227 family putative metal-binding protein: protein MHGYQHTTVNLTATSITCGALILAGYAETALALGAGLAFGTLLVTPDLDLHRNDARRRWGKMRFIWAPYAALSRHRGMSHTYLAGPTIRLAYLALWAAPLVWGAQHLHITPTLPTWNHVIIAVVGYFLAQWLHLLCDGIMPLDRSHHTRR, encoded by the coding sequence ATGCACGGCTACCAGCACACCACCGTTAACCTGACCGCCACGTCCATCACGTGCGGCGCCCTGATCCTCGCGGGATACGCAGAAACTGCCCTGGCCCTCGGAGCGGGTCTCGCCTTCGGCACGCTTCTTGTCACGCCGGACCTGGACCTCCACCGCAACGACGCCAGGCGCCGCTGGGGCAAGATGCGCTTCATCTGGGCACCCTACGCCGCCCTCAGTCGCCACCGCGGCATGAGCCACACCTACCTGGCTGGGCCCACGATCCGCCTCGCGTACCTCGCGCTCTGGGCGGCCCCGCTGGTGTGGGGCGCGCAGCACTTGCACATCACCCCTACGCTCCCCACCTGGAATCACGTGATCATCGCCGTCGTCGGGTACTTCCTCGCACAGTGGCTCCACCTGCTGTGCGACGGCATCATGCCCCTGGACCGGTCACACCACACGCGACGCTGA
- a CDS encoding tyrosine-type recombinase/integrase, whose product MTLDHYRGDRLTQAQTWAGLPDDELRRRAVQAAGEKDVDGLIALTQAYLTHEGASGLLTSPRTVEAYTLGVRQFLDHATSNAVNLLRPGRRDASSYVAAMLSAGRKPAGVQLKVAAANCLYRALRWAGATEADPFKDVKIPKDRTLGIVKRPPYQEDELADVLDHADVHVKFLLFLTAHAGLRISEALALTWEDLDEANRRVHVRSGKGRKERLVAMSTSLARATRHYRGLYAPGGPEHTDGKRTTPRDRVFRYASPMTARYHLDKAFQVAGVKFRGFHPGRKYAGTRLLQQVKDFGRVAAHLGHESIDTTRKGYAKLATDDLKDDLVGW is encoded by the coding sequence ATGACACTTGACCACTACCGCGGCGACCGCCTCACCCAAGCCCAGACGTGGGCCGGCCTGCCAGATGACGAGCTGCGCCGCCGCGCCGTGCAGGCCGCCGGTGAAAAAGACGTCGACGGCCTGATTGCCCTCACCCAGGCGTATCTCACCCACGAGGGTGCCAGTGGGCTGCTCACCAGTCCCCGAACTGTCGAGGCCTACACCCTGGGCGTCCGGCAGTTCCTCGATCACGCCACTTCGAATGCCGTGAACCTCCTGCGGCCTGGTCGCCGCGACGCTTCGAGTTACGTGGCCGCAATGCTGAGCGCGGGCCGCAAACCTGCGGGCGTGCAGCTCAAAGTGGCCGCTGCGAATTGCCTGTACCGCGCGCTGCGCTGGGCGGGTGCCACCGAGGCCGATCCCTTCAAGGACGTGAAGATTCCCAAGGATCGCACGCTGGGCATCGTCAAACGCCCGCCGTACCAGGAAGACGAGCTCGCGGACGTTCTCGATCACGCGGACGTGCACGTGAAATTCCTGCTGTTCCTCACCGCACACGCCGGCCTGCGCATCAGCGAAGCGCTCGCACTCACGTGGGAGGATCTCGACGAGGCGAACCGGCGCGTCCACGTCCGCAGCGGCAAGGGCCGCAAGGAGCGCCTGGTCGCCATGAGCACCAGCCTCGCCCGCGCCACCCGCCACTACCGCGGCCTCTACGCGCCCGGCGGTCCCGAACACACGGACGGCAAGCGCACCACGCCCCGAGACCGCGTGTTCCGGTACGCCTCACCCATGACCGCCCGGTACCACCTGGACAAAGCCTTCCAGGTCGCTGGCGTGAAGTTCCGGGGCTTCCACCCTGGCCGGAAGTACGCCGGGACGCGGCTGCTGCAACAGGTCAAGGACTTCGGGCGGGTCGCGGCGCACCTCGGACACGAGAGTATCGACACGACAAGGAAGGGCTACGCGAAACTCGCCACCGATGACCTCAAGGATGATCTGGTGGGCTGGTAA